A stretch of Desulfobacter hydrogenophilus DNA encodes these proteins:
- the flgK gene encoding flagellar hook-associated protein FlgK: MSSLNAILNTASNAVTAYQAAISVTGQNIANADNDDYSIQSVELSTTSTVNSRGNIYGTGVTVASVTRSVNQLLENTLTSELSNQAALEEAQVYMSSIEDLFSEDSDDSLNTLLDAYWSAWEDLSNNPSGETEQNAVYDAGLALTDRINAIEDALSDLTGDLNGEISSAVTEVNSISEQIAALNLAIVTAESTGGNANDLADERNALVDDLGKRIDIDITVKEDGSYLILTNGLPLAEDGISYDLSIKQGSVYWTGKSGNAYDITDDISGGAIAGWLEVRDVVIPETQAEFDELATNLIWTLNYQHSQGAGQTYFSGSLEGTYEAGKSGTFDSLYYGDEIDYTKDFSMVIQDATDTTSEYQTATVDMAISTSEISNITGTGEDDSTYELTVIDEGILGDKTVVQSSGLSLGGASSSASGIDDALDAALAEQTLTITNGSDTQTLEISDRGVDATRSAADIAKELSNIDGIAAYASTTSAYFNFAVMSAGDGDVVEFTLSVDGVIADVSFSRDVSEDINEQLEDALKVAVETINEVNQNTDLAVDGTSIESASGATIGIYEFNANTGDRLSVSLDSSDSEIQFLTDNPATDDAVVITGSVTIVMDPSMEISSDSKDPDTGLFGDSGESGSGFSMITLGGTDGYTGFDDTEKIEFELDGYPILCTVDDSLGTSDADRALQLYTSLSSGLSPDKYTVIKNGTSVTIVKIDENDQDAIEITNFRENGDENAVLSVSTGTGFGSESPENDTLISDSDPTNTRKSTTAATFGSPATIYWEILDSSGNSTGEDGYVEIDESGVVEITEDGKTTLSFDISQGSLVAGNTLRINTDADGQADILRGSVTGKAASVDDTYEFTVISGGTLPDNEEGLVIEWKSETDSGTIELEGNEDEKSQIIVEVDGMTIAFDSGTLVNGDVFYVTTDDNGKAVADADGNTLQTLSDWHWTLDSFADEFNRSAGGVTASVTKNDTILFDTTDNYCAIENVTCSGSNNIDEANFEITVLNYSALEIEAAGLEFVRDSSGTWSIDNDPTGITTIIPEGGDDDGFQIDLDGDGIGDIEITFDQSVSGEGYIRMDLESKDAEDLSYAFAGNEDGDSGFAAALGLNTFFTGTGASNISVNGVVSYTDLLASGIVDTQTGALASSDNTNALAMADTRYDSVDMKAYTYTRGEGVTVTVATTSLDDYQASLVSTIGSTASGINSALEYSETLVYQLTEHRDSTSAVSLDEEMINLTAQQQAYLAAAKLLTMVQEMFDALLATR; encoded by the coding sequence ATGAGTAGCCTTAATGCCATACTAAACACTGCGTCCAATGCCGTCACGGCTTATCAGGCGGCCATCAGTGTGACGGGCCAGAATATTGCTAACGCGGATAATGATGATTACAGCATTCAGTCTGTAGAGTTATCCACCACATCCACGGTGAATTCGCGTGGAAATATTTATGGTACAGGGGTGACTGTTGCTTCGGTCACCCGGTCCGTAAACCAGCTTCTTGAAAATACGTTGACTTCTGAATTATCCAACCAGGCTGCCCTGGAAGAAGCACAGGTTTATATGTCTTCCATTGAAGATCTGTTTTCCGAAGACAGTGATGATAGTCTGAATACCCTTTTGGATGCCTACTGGTCTGCCTGGGAGGATTTGAGTAACAATCCGTCCGGTGAAACCGAACAAAACGCCGTATATGATGCCGGCCTTGCACTTACCGACCGTATCAATGCCATTGAAGATGCCCTGTCTGATTTGACCGGCGACTTGAACGGGGAAATATCTTCCGCCGTTACCGAAGTGAACAGCATTTCCGAGCAGATAGCAGCGTTAAATCTGGCCATCGTCACCGCCGAAAGTACGGGCGGGAATGCCAATGACCTTGCGGATGAACGAAACGCCCTGGTGGACGATCTTGGAAAACGCATTGATATTGATATCACCGTGAAAGAGGACGGCTCCTACCTGATCCTCACCAACGGCTTGCCGCTGGCGGAGGATGGCATTTCATATGATTTAAGCATAAAACAGGGAAGTGTATACTGGACCGGTAAATCCGGAAATGCCTATGACATTACCGATGATATCTCCGGCGGTGCCATTGCCGGATGGCTTGAGGTCAGGGATGTGGTGATTCCGGAAACCCAGGCGGAATTTGATGAACTTGCCACCAACCTGATCTGGACCCTGAACTATCAGCATTCCCAGGGGGCAGGGCAGACCTATTTCTCCGGCTCCCTTGAAGGGACTTACGAGGCTGGCAAGAGTGGAACATTTGATAGTCTGTACTATGGAGATGAAATTGACTACACCAAGGATTTTTCCATGGTGATCCAGGATGCCACGGACACTACCTCAGAATATCAGACCGCGACCGTTGATATGGCTATTTCTACATCTGAGATTTCAAATATTACCGGGACCGGAGAGGATGACAGCACCTATGAGCTCACGGTTATTGATGAGGGAATCTTAGGGGATAAAACCGTGGTACAGTCCAGCGGATTGTCTCTGGGCGGTGCTTCATCCAGTGCATCAGGCATTGACGATGCCCTGGATGCGGCATTGGCTGAACAGACCCTGACCATTACCAATGGTTCCGATACCCAGACCCTGGAAATTTCAGACAGAGGGGTCGATGCCACCCGGTCTGCCGCCGACATTGCCAAAGAGCTTTCAAATATAGATGGCATAGCTGCCTATGCATCTACGACATCTGCCTATTTTAACTTTGCTGTTATGTCGGCAGGCGACGGGGATGTCGTTGAATTTACACTGTCTGTTGACGGGGTGATAGCGGATGTCAGTTTTAGTCGGGATGTTTCTGAAGATATTAACGAACAGCTTGAAGATGCACTTAAAGTTGCGGTGGAAACCATCAATGAGGTCAACCAGAACACGGATCTGGCTGTGGACGGCACGTCTATTGAAAGTGCGTCCGGTGCTACCATCGGGATCTACGAATTTAATGCTAATACCGGAGATCGACTATCCGTTTCTCTGGATTCCAGTGATTCGGAAATTCAATTTTTGACTGACAACCCTGCAACAGATGATGCCGTGGTAATAACCGGTTCCGTAACCATTGTCATGGATCCGAGTATGGAAATATCTTCCGATTCCAAGGATCCCGATACCGGTCTTTTCGGCGACAGCGGAGAGTCAGGCTCTGGTTTCAGTATGATTACCTTGGGTGGCACCGACGGATATACAGGATTTGATGATACGGAAAAAATTGAATTTGAACTGGACGGTTACCCTATTTTATGTACTGTTGATGACTCGTTGGGCACCTCGGATGCCGATAGAGCTCTGCAGTTATACACGTCACTTTCTTCTGGTTTGTCCCCGGATAAATATACGGTCATCAAAAACGGTACCTCTGTGACCATAGTGAAAATAGATGAAAATGATCAAGATGCCATTGAAATTACAAATTTCAGGGAGAATGGAGACGAAAATGCGGTATTGAGCGTGTCCACAGGTACCGGATTCGGCAGTGAATCGCCTGAAAATGACACGCTAATTTCCGACTCCGATCCAACAAATACAAGAAAATCAACGACAGCTGCCACGTTTGGTAGTCCTGCCACCATTTACTGGGAAATTTTGGACAGCAGTGGCAATTCCACCGGCGAGGACGGATATGTTGAAATTGATGAATCCGGCGTGGTGGAGATAACCGAAGACGGGAAGACAACGTTAAGTTTTGATATTTCCCAGGGCAGTCTTGTTGCCGGAAATACCCTGCGGATCAATACCGATGCCGATGGTCAAGCTGATATTCTCCGGGGTTCGGTTACAGGAAAGGCTGCAAGTGTCGATGATACTTATGAGTTTACCGTGATTTCCGGCGGTACCCTGCCGGACAACGAAGAGGGTCTTGTGATCGAATGGAAGTCTGAAACCGATTCAGGCACCATTGAACTGGAAGGCAATGAGGATGAAAAATCCCAGATCATTGTGGAAGTGGACGGCATGACCATAGCCTTTGACAGCGGCACCCTTGTGAACGGCGATGTCTTTTATGTCACCACGGATGATAATGGAAAAGCTGTGGCCGATGCCGACGGCAATACCCTGCAGACCCTTTCGGACTGGCACTGGACCCTTGACTCCTTTGCCGATGAGTTTAACCGCAGCGCAGGCGGTGTGACCGCTTCGGTCACTAAAAATGATACGATTTTATTTGATACCACTGATAACTATTGCGCCATTGAAAATGTAACCTGTTCGGGCAGTAACAACATTGACGAAGCAAATTTCGAAATCACGGTGTTAAACTACAGCGCTTTGGAAATTGAGGCTGCAGGCCTTGAATTTGTGCGTGATTCGAGCGGCACCTGGAGTATTGACAACGACCCCACCGGTATCACCACTATTATTCCGGAAGGCGGCGATGATGACGGGTTTCAGATTGATCTGGATGGAGACGGTATCGGAGATATTGAAATTACTTTTGACCAGTCTGTTTCAGGTGAAGGGTATATCCGCATGGATTTGGAATCCAAGGACGCAGAGGATCTGTCCTACGCCTTTGCAGGCAATGAAGACGGGGACAGCGGTTTTGCTGCGGCTCTTGGGTTGAATACTTTTTTTACCGGTACGGGCGCATCAAACATCAGTGTCAATGGCGTGGTGTCCTACACTGACCTGCTGGCATCAGGCATCGTGGATACCCAAACCGGAGCGCTTGCCTCCAGCGACAATACCAATGCCCTGGCCATGGCTGACACCCGCTACGACAGTGTTGATATGAAAGCGTATACATATACCAGGGGAGAGGGTGTTACGGTCACGGTAGCCACCACCTCGCTGGATGATTACCAGGCCTCCCTGGTCTCGACCATCGGGTCCACAGCGTCCGGTATTAATTCTGCTTTAGAGTATTCCGAAACCCTGGTGTACCAGCTTACCGAGCATCGGGATTCAACATCAGCCGTGTCCCTGGATGAAGAGATGATTAATTTGACAGCCCAGCAGCAGGCCTATCTTGCAGCAGCTAAATTGCTGACAATGGTGCAGGAAATGTTTGATGCTTTGCTTGCAACACGTTGA
- the flgL gene encoding flagellar hook-associated protein FlgL produces the protein MRVSTISIYKQATYQLGRLTSDLNEANEVVSTNLKISSASDDPSGMKQVLTINSDLAALDQYQVNVDQAQNILTTAETALDAMADQLSEMKLLASSLANASASYQERSDAADSMQVYLDSLMDLANTDAYGGYVFGGDDNQTTPFTYDDDDNPTRVTYNGSSDAVNISISQNTTVSLDCCGSDMFYEDEIIVDTTNNQIVFTEDVDKGEDNILTIETTITSGTYSKEELAGVVAQTLSKASEEYGYGVVYEVEYDEDSNAFSIGTDGADTTTTATFQNIETETVRVANFESLSQDFDDVEIQIINDSALTEYTPDDGLEPLTLTYTGDGTWKVSNDPGYGLNAEIGATDDTIEIDVNDDGESDIIIDLNEFPEEGTSISFDITEGYENTSILTDLGFDAQTVTLSPVSSDTPVAGAVTVAPGENNTIDFTETTVDKEISVQLTATIDAGPYADSESYAEAVEEALETASAENGNRVNYSVEYDENNKKFTISEDIDTGRRLESFTLLFSSGTNTDSSASFNLGFGDQDVSSGPVEGKEATWSIWDTVLDFKEALDSDDVDGIQRAMTRLENHYESLTSSMSTVGSIYNSTTITEATISDSDLTLVSQRSTVRDADTVEAIMNLKSAQTVYEAALSSTSSVMGLSLVDYM, from the coding sequence ATGAGAGTCTCAACCATAAGTATATACAAACAGGCCACATATCAGCTTGGACGGCTTACCTCTGATTTGAACGAGGCCAATGAGGTCGTATCCACCAATCTGAAAATTAGTTCCGCATCCGATGATCCATCGGGTATGAAACAAGTGCTGACTATCAATTCCGACCTGGCGGCATTGGACCAGTATCAGGTCAATGTGGATCAGGCCCAGAATATACTTACCACGGCGGAAACCGCCCTTGACGCCATGGCTGATCAGTTGTCTGAAATGAAGCTTTTGGCCTCGTCTTTGGCCAATGCCTCGGCCTCTTACCAGGAGCGCTCTGACGCTGCAGATAGCATGCAGGTTTACCTTGATAGCCTTATGGACCTTGCCAATACAGACGCCTATGGCGGATATGTGTTCGGCGGAGATGATAACCAGACAACGCCTTTTACCTATGATGATGACGACAATCCCACCCGAGTAACTTACAACGGCAGCAGTGACGCTGTAAACATCAGTATTTCTCAGAATACCACCGTCTCTTTGGACTGTTGCGGCAGTGATATGTTTTATGAAGATGAGATCATCGTGGATACCACGAACAACCAGATCGTCTTTACAGAAGATGTCGATAAGGGAGAAGATAATATTCTCACCATTGAAACGACAATTACCAGCGGTACCTACAGCAAAGAAGAACTTGCCGGTGTTGTGGCGCAGACATTGAGCAAAGCGTCCGAAGAATATGGATACGGTGTTGTTTATGAAGTGGAATATGATGAAGATAGCAACGCCTTTTCCATTGGGACAGACGGCGCTGATACCACCACCACTGCAACCTTTCAGAATATTGAGACCGAAACCGTCAGAGTTGCCAACTTTGAATCCCTGAGCCAGGATTTCGATGACGTTGAAATTCAAATTATAAACGATTCCGCCCTGACCGAATATACGCCGGATGATGGCTTGGAACCCTTGACGTTGACCTATACCGGAGACGGCACCTGGAAGGTCTCCAATGACCCCGGTTACGGACTTAATGCGGAAATTGGGGCAACCGACGATACCATAGAAATTGATGTGAATGATGACGGTGAGTCTGATATTATTATTGATCTGAATGAGTTCCCGGAAGAAGGCACCAGCATCTCCTTTGACATTACCGAAGGGTATGAAAATACAAGTATCCTGACGGATCTTGGGTTTGATGCTCAAACCGTAACGCTTTCACCGGTATCCAGTGATACGCCTGTGGCCGGGGCAGTTACGGTGGCGCCAGGGGAAAACAATACCATTGATTTTACAGAAACCACAGTGGATAAAGAGATCAGCGTACAGCTGACAGCCACCATCGACGCCGGTCCTTACGCAGATTCTGAATCCTATGCCGAGGCCGTGGAAGAGGCGCTTGAAACCGCATCAGCTGAAAACGGAAACCGGGTTAACTACTCGGTTGAATATGATGAAAACAACAAAAAATTTACCATCAGCGAGGATATTGATACCGGTCGCCGGCTTGAATCCTTTACATTGCTTTTCTCATCCGGTACCAATACCGATTCCAGTGCCTCATTTAATCTTGGTTTTGGAGATCAAGATGTTTCATCCGGACCTGTGGAAGGAAAAGAGGCGACCTGGAGTATCTGGGATACGGTTTTGGATTTCAAAGAAGCACTGGATAGTGATGATGTGGACGGCATTCAGCGGGCAATGACCCGGCTGGAAAATCATTATGAAAGTCTCACCTCAAGCATGTCAACTGTGGGCTCAATTTACAACAGTACCACCATCACCGAAGCCACTATTTCGGATTCGGATTTAACATTGGTCTCCCAGCGCTCCACGGTCCGGGATGCAGATACCGTGGAGGCCATTATGAATCTTAAATCTGCCCAGACTGTTTATGAAGCGGCTTTGAGTTCGACATCTTCTGTCATGGGGCTAAGTCTGGTGGATTACATGTAA
- the gatB gene encoding Asp-tRNA(Asn)/Glu-tRNA(Gln) amidotransferase subunit GatB: MAFEPVIGLEVHAQLKTKTKIFCNCSTAFGKAPNANTCPVCTGMPGVLPVLNKKAVTFAIKAALATNCTINRESRFDRKNYFYPDLPKGYQISQFAKPIAEHGFLDIEADEKEIRVGITRIHMEEDAGKLIHDPLRGKSMVDLNRTGIPLIEIVSEPDLRTAAQAGAYLRKLHAILKYIDVCDGNMEQGSFRCDANVSLRPVGQKEFGTRTELKNLNSFKNVEKAILYEIQRQTYVLEEGGQVIQQTRLWDPTKNRSASMRGKEEAHDYRYFPDPDLVPLIVDDAWIEEVSSTMPELPDAKKQRFIQEYSLSEYDAGVLTASLDMANFFEETIKPLKNIKQAANWTMTTLMGMLNTKGIEISESPVSAHGFSKLLGLLESSRINANAAKTVFEEMVETNKDPESIVKEKGLEQVSDQGELEAMVDEIIKENPEEAKAYGDGKTKLFSFFMGQVMKKTRGKADPKVVTPMLKSKL; encoded by the coding sequence ATGGCATTTGAACCTGTTATCGGACTAGAGGTCCACGCCCAGCTCAAAACTAAGACTAAAATTTTCTGCAACTGCTCAACCGCCTTTGGCAAGGCCCCCAACGCCAATACCTGCCCGGTATGCACAGGCATGCCAGGGGTTTTACCGGTACTGAATAAAAAAGCCGTTACCTTTGCAATCAAGGCCGCCCTTGCCACCAACTGCACCATCAACAGGGAAAGCCGATTTGACAGAAAAAACTATTTCTACCCGGATCTTCCCAAGGGGTACCAGATCTCCCAGTTTGCCAAACCCATTGCCGAACACGGTTTTCTGGATATTGAAGCCGATGAAAAGGAAATACGCGTCGGCATCACCCGCATTCACATGGAGGAAGATGCCGGAAAGCTGATCCACGATCCCTTGCGGGGAAAAAGCATGGTGGACCTCAACCGAACAGGGATTCCCCTTATTGAAATTGTCAGTGAACCTGACCTTCGCACGGCAGCCCAAGCAGGTGCATACCTGAGAAAACTGCACGCCATTTTAAAGTACATTGATGTGTGCGACGGAAACATGGAACAAGGCTCATTCAGATGTGACGCCAACGTCTCCCTGCGACCCGTGGGGCAGAAAGAATTCGGCACCCGCACCGAGCTTAAAAATCTGAACTCTTTTAAAAATGTGGAAAAAGCCATCCTGTACGAAATCCAGCGTCAGACCTATGTACTTGAAGAGGGTGGACAGGTCATCCAGCAAACCCGTCTGTGGGATCCTACCAAAAACCGTAGCGCATCCATGCGGGGCAAGGAAGAAGCCCACGATTACAGATATTTCCCGGATCCCGACCTTGTACCGCTGATTGTGGACGATGCCTGGATCGAGGAAGTCAGCAGCACCATGCCGGAACTGCCCGATGCAAAAAAGCAGCGGTTTATCCAGGAATACAGCCTGTCTGAATATGATGCAGGTGTTTTAACAGCCAGCCTGGACATGGCCAATTTTTTTGAGGAGACCATTAAGCCGCTTAAAAACATCAAGCAGGCCGCTAACTGGACCATGACCACGCTCATGGGCATGCTCAATACCAAGGGCATTGAAATCAGTGAATCACCTGTTAGCGCCCATGGTTTTTCAAAACTTCTTGGACTTCTGGAATCCTCCCGAATTAATGCCAATGCCGCCAAAACGGTTTTCGAGGAGATGGTTGAAACCAACAAAGATCCCGAATCCATAGTCAAAGAAAAAGGTCTTGAACAGGTATCCGACCAAGGCGAACTTGAAGCAATGGTGGATGAAATTATTAAGGAAAACCCCGAAGAGGCTAAAGCCTATGGTGATGGAAAAACCAAGCTATTCAGCTTTTTCATGGGGCAGGTCATGAAAAAGACCCGGGGAAAGGCAGACCCCAAAGTGGTCACGCCCATGCTCAAATCAAAACTGTAA
- a CDS encoding DUF2065 domain-containing protein, translated as MKFFFCVMGMVMIVEGLPYFISPHKMREMVMMILQIPEGTLRRFGFFMMLAGLALVYLAMEIG; from the coding sequence ATGAAATTTTTTTTCTGTGTGATGGGCATGGTCATGATTGTGGAAGGGCTGCCCTATTTCATCTCGCCGCATAAAATGCGGGAGATGGTAATGATGATCCTGCAAATACCCGAAGGCACCTTGAGGCGGTTTGGCTTCTTTATGATGCTGGCGGGCCTGGCGTTGGTATACCTTGCCATGGAGATCGGCTGA
- the queA gene encoding tRNA preQ1(34) S-adenosylmethionine ribosyltransferase-isomerase QueA: MYNLSDYCYNLPDSLIAQAPCEHRSLSRLMYLDRKNHGISHRRFFDIADLLRPGDLLVVNDTRVVPARLLGHKPTGGRVEVLIIDYAAGMKHLAETGSFQCDCLIRASRRPEPGTVLDLGQDIKATVMEHRDRISVVSFGGGHHFLSQLKKTGKMPLPPYIKRNQNPGPGEGIPAHMDEHRDRHDYQTVYANAEGAVAAPTAGLHFTKELLATLSEKGVDVARITLHVGYGTFVPVRVKDIRDHQIHSEYFIIDDQTAETINRARSDGRRVIAVGTTSVRTLEFCTNERGRISAGQGRCDLFIYPGYRFKCVDAMITNFHLPESTLLMLISAFYDRERILDAYKVAVAEKYRFFSYGDAMFIE; the protein is encoded by the coding sequence ATGTACAATTTGTCTGATTACTGCTATAATTTGCCCGATTCCTTGATTGCCCAAGCACCCTGTGAACACAGAAGTTTGTCCCGGCTCATGTACCTGGATCGGAAGAACCACGGCATCAGCCATCGCAGGTTTTTTGATATTGCGGATTTGCTGCGCCCCGGAGACCTGCTGGTGGTCAATGACACCCGGGTGGTGCCGGCGCGGCTTTTAGGGCATAAGCCTACGGGGGGGCGCGTAGAGGTCCTCATTATTGATTATGCTGCCGGCATGAAACATCTGGCCGAGACAGGTTCGTTTCAGTGTGATTGTCTGATCAGGGCCTCACGCAGACCGGAACCGGGCACGGTGCTTGATCTGGGTCAGGATATCAAGGCCACTGTGATGGAACATCGGGACCGAATTTCTGTGGTCTCTTTTGGCGGAGGTCATCATTTTTTATCCCAATTGAAAAAAACAGGTAAAATGCCCCTGCCGCCCTATATAAAACGGAATCAGAATCCGGGACCGGGGGAAGGCATACCGGCGCATATGGATGAGCACAGAGACCGGCACGATTACCAAACGGTTTATGCAAACGCCGAGGGTGCTGTGGCTGCGCCCACGGCCGGGCTTCATTTTACAAAAGAGCTGCTTGCAACCCTTTCTGAAAAGGGCGTGGACGTGGCCCGGATTACCCTGCATGTGGGGTATGGCACCTTTGTACCGGTGCGGGTAAAGGATATCCGGGACCATCAGATTCATTCGGAATATTTTATTATAGATGACCAGACTGCTGAAACGATTAACCGGGCCCGTAGCGATGGGCGCAGGGTTATTGCCGTGGGCACCACGTCCGTGCGGACCCTGGAGTTTTGTACAAACGAGAGGGGCCGTATTTCGGCCGGTCAGGGCCGGTGCGATCTGTTTATCTATCCAGGCTACCGGTTCAAATGCGTGGATGCCATGATTACCAATTTCCATCTGCCTGAATCCACCCTGCTCATGCTGATTTCCGCCTTTTATGACCGGGAACGGATTCTGGATGCCTACAAGGTTGCCGTGGCTGAGAAGTATCGGTTTTTCAGTTATGGTGATGCCATGTTTATTGAGTGA
- the tgt gene encoding tRNA guanosine(34) transglycosylase Tgt encodes MLTFDLIKDNSKSGNGRDRSRLGRITTDHGIIETPIFMPVGTVGSVKAVSKEDLEHCGAQIILGNTYHLYLRPGCEVIEAMKGLHAFTAWDKPMLTDSGGFQFFSLAKLAKFTDEGVHFQSHIDGSRHFFSPERAVEIQMILGSDIMMSLDWCQGHPATDQQVAEALNKTTAWAKRGFDFWQENGAVNNLFGIVQGGMIKELRSLSAEQLTAINFPGFAIGGLSVGEPTEVMYEMADHTLPLLPSQKPRYIMGVGTPENLVTLVGMGCDMFDCVMPSRNARNGQLFTHTGTVNIPNAKYKTDERPIDETCGCYTCRNYSRAYLRHLYKSRELLSYRLNTIHNLYYYLDLMAKMRHAIKEDRFPEFQQQFFKMRQDQ; translated from the coding sequence ATGCTTACATTCGACCTGATAAAAGATAATAGTAAAAGCGGTAACGGCCGGGACCGCTCCCGCCTGGGGCGGATCACCACGGATCACGGGATTATTGAAACACCCATTTTCATGCCCGTGGGTACAGTGGGATCGGTGAAGGCCGTGTCAAAGGAAGATCTGGAACATTGCGGGGCTCAGATTATTCTTGGTAATACCTATCATTTATACTTAAGACCCGGCTGCGAAGTTATTGAAGCCATGAAAGGGCTTCATGCCTTTACAGCCTGGGATAAGCCCATGCTCACCGACTCCGGGGGGTTCCAGTTTTTCTCTTTGGCAAAACTGGCCAAGTTCACCGATGAGGGGGTGCATTTTCAATCCCATATTGACGGTTCCAGGCACTTTTTTTCCCCGGAACGGGCCGTTGAAATCCAGATGATTTTAGGATCGGATATCATGATGTCCCTGGACTGGTGCCAGGGGCATCCGGCTACGGATCAGCAGGTGGCTGAGGCCTTGAATAAGACCACGGCCTGGGCGAAAAGAGGGTTTGATTTCTGGCAGGAAAACGGCGCGGTTAATAACCTGTTTGGCATTGTCCAGGGCGGAATGATTAAAGAACTTCGCTCTTTATCCGCCGAACAGCTGACTGCCATTAATTTTCCCGGCTTTGCCATTGGCGGTCTTTCCGTGGGAGAACCCACCGAAGTGATGTATGAGATGGCCGACCACACCCTGCCGCTTCTGCCGTCACAAAAGCCACGGTACATTATGGGGGTGGGCACGCCTGAGAACCTTGTGACCCTGGTGGGCATGGGGTGCGATATGTTCGACTGCGTGATGCCCTCCAGAAATGCCAGAAACGGCCAGCTTTTTACCCATACCGGTACCGTTAATATTCCCAATGCCAAATATAAAACAGACGAGCGCCCCATTGATGAAACCTGCGGGTGTTATACTTGTCGCAATTACTCCCGGGCCTATCTGCGCCATCTCTATAAATCCCGGGAACTTTTGTCCTATCGTCTGAACACCATTCATAATCTTTATTATTATCTTGATCTTATGGCTAAAATGCGTCATGCAATAAAGGAAGACAGATTCCCCGAATTTCAACAGCAATTTTTTAAAATGAGGCAGGATCAGTAA
- the hypA gene encoding hydrogenase maturation nickel metallochaperone HypA — MHEMGIAQQLVTIALDAIPDDIENPRVEKLNLRIGKLAAVVEHSLSFCLEVISKDTPLEGAELVIDAVPVCLRCESCEHEWQTDTPAFGCPACKDGQVTMISGREIEISSIELADD, encoded by the coding sequence ATGCATGAGATGGGTATTGCCCAGCAACTGGTAACCATCGCCCTGGATGCCATCCCCGATGACATTGAAAATCCCAGGGTGGAAAAATTGAATTTAAGGATCGGCAAACTGGCTGCCGTGGTGGAGCACAGCCTCTCCTTTTGCCTGGAGGTCATCTCTAAGGACACCCCTCTTGAAGGCGCTGAACTGGTCATCGACGCGGTGCCGGTATGCCTGCGTTGTGAAAGCTGTGAACATGAATGGCAGACCGACACCCCTGCCTTTGGGTGCCCTGCGTGCAAAGATGGCCAGGTGACCATGATTTCCGGACGGGAGATTGAGATCTCATCCATAGAACTGGCCGACGATTAG
- the hypB gene encoding hydrogenase nickel incorporation protein HypB: MEINIQKRVLEKNESDADRNRAFFKEKQVFVLNMMSSPGSGKTETLCRTLEQLMPDIRVGVIVGDICTTNDADRLSVTGAKVTQINTDQFGGDCHLAAHLIESSARSLGCDDLDLLIVENIGNLVCPAEFDIGEDARAVVLSVTEGEDKPLKYPLMFQVADAAILNKIDLLPYLDFDAALAVENMGKVHPGMPVFELSAKTREGMEPWLSWLRTKVKEKLG; encoded by the coding sequence ATGGAGATAAATATACAAAAACGGGTACTGGAAAAAAACGAATCGGATGCAGATCGGAACAGAGCCTTTTTTAAAGAGAAACAGGTGTTTGTTCTGAACATGATGTCCTCGCCGGGATCCGGCAAGACCGAAACCCTGTGCCGGACCCTGGAACAGCTGATGCCCGATATCCGGGTGGGGGTGATCGTGGGCGATATCTGCACCACCAATGATGCGGACCGACTTTCCGTAACAGGTGCCAAAGTGACCCAGATCAACACGGACCAGTTCGGGGGAGACTGCCATCTGGCAGCCCACCTCATTGAATCATCGGCCAGATCCCTGGGATGTGATGACTTGGATCTGCTCATCGTGGAAAACATCGGCAACCTGGTGTGCCCTGCGGAATTCGATATTGGCGAGGATGCAAGGGCTGTGGTTTTAAGTGTCACCGAAGGCGAGGACAAGCCCTTAAAATACCCGCTCATGTTCCAGGTGGCGGATGCTGCCATTTTAAATAAAATAGATCTGTTGCCCTATCTGGATTTTGATGCGGCCCTGGCTGTGGAAAATATGGGTAAGGTGCATCCGGGCATGCCGGTATTTGAACTTTCCGCCAAGACCCGGGAAGGCATGGAACCATGGCTTTCATGGCTGCGCACCAAGGTTAAGGAAAAACTGGGATAA